The following proteins are co-located in the Shouchella hunanensis genome:
- a CDS encoding catalase yields MDEKHKSPSFGTGVTGAGDSLDKRKAANEKDETLTNRQGHPVKDNQNVRTVGNRGPTTLENYDFLEKVSHFDRERVPERVVHGRGAGAHGYFQSYGKVGDESISTYTRAKVFTNTEVQTPVFVRFSTVIHGTHSPETLRDPRGFAIKFYTEDGNWDLVGNNLKIFFIRDPLKFPDMVHAFKPDPVTNRQSMERFFDFVSQSPEATHMITFLFSPWGIPANYRTMQGSGVHAYRWINEEGKAVLVKYHWEPVQGIKNLTQKEADEIQSQNFNHATQDLYDAIKEGNYPEWELYVQIMEDHDHPELDFDPLDPTKLWYKDQYPWHKVGKMVLNKNPENYFAEVEQAAFGTGVLVDGLDFSDDKLLQGRTFSYSDTQRYRVGANYLQLPINAPKKRVATNQRDGQMTYQVDSPPSNNPHINYEPSVIGGLKEAEKKGKDHTPHVSGEVKGEAIDRPNNFGQAGETYRRLADWEKDELVSNLSSALADVHDAVREQMIMNVTEADADYGKRLKEAIHKERESMKDRQAQQVEGAKRDSQPSDPY; encoded by the coding sequence ATGGATGAGAAACATAAGTCCCCCTCATTTGGAACAGGTGTGACAGGTGCAGGCGACTCTCTCGACAAGCGTAAAGCAGCGAATGAAAAAGACGAAACGCTTACCAATCGTCAAGGTCACCCTGTAAAGGACAATCAAAACGTTCGTACGGTAGGGAACCGTGGTCCAACAACACTTGAAAACTATGATTTCTTAGAAAAAGTAAGTCACTTTGACAGAGAACGTGTTCCGGAACGCGTTGTACACGGTCGAGGAGCCGGTGCACATGGCTATTTTCAATCGTATGGAAAAGTTGGAGACGAATCAATTTCTACCTATACACGAGCAAAAGTATTTACAAATACCGAAGTGCAAACCCCTGTATTCGTTCGATTTTCAACTGTCATTCATGGTACACATTCACCAGAAACATTGAGAGACCCAAGAGGGTTTGCGATTAAATTTTATACAGAAGATGGGAATTGGGATTTAGTTGGTAATAATTTAAAAATCTTCTTTATTCGTGATCCATTAAAGTTTCCTGATATGGTTCATGCCTTTAAGCCTGATCCAGTGACAAATCGTCAAAGTATGGAACGGTTCTTTGATTTTGTATCACAAAGCCCAGAAGCGACTCATATGATTACGTTTTTGTTTTCTCCTTGGGGCATTCCTGCAAACTATCGAACTATGCAAGGGTCTGGTGTTCACGCCTACCGTTGGATAAATGAAGAAGGAAAAGCAGTTCTTGTGAAATACCACTGGGAGCCTGTTCAAGGCATTAAAAACTTAACGCAAAAAGAAGCAGATGAGATCCAAAGTCAAAATTTTAACCATGCAACTCAAGATTTGTATGATGCAATTAAAGAAGGCAATTATCCAGAATGGGAACTTTATGTTCAGATTATGGAAGACCATGATCATCCTGAGCTTGATTTTGATCCACTTGATCCAACGAAACTTTGGTATAAGGATCAATACCCATGGCATAAAGTTGGAAAAATGGTGTTAAATAAAAATCCAGAAAACTACTTTGCAGAAGTAGAGCAAGCGGCATTTGGTACAGGTGTGCTAGTGGATGGACTAGATTTTTCTGATGATAAGCTTTTACAAGGCCGTACGTTCTCTTATTCAGACACACAGCGTTATCGTGTCGGTGCAAACTACTTGCAGCTACCGATAAATGCACCTAAAAAGCGCGTTGCGACGAATCAGCGGGATGGACAGATGACGTATCAAGTGGATTCACCGCCTAGCAACAATCCCCATATTAACTATGAGCCGTCTGTAATTGGTGGATTAAAAGAGGCAGAAAAAAAAGGGAAAGATCATACACCGCATGTGTCTGGTGAAGTGAAGGGTGAAGCAATCGATCGACCGAACAACTTTGGACAAGCGGGCGAAACATACCGTCGCTTAGCGGACTGGGAAAAGGACGAGTTGGTTTCTAACCTCTCTTCTGCTCTTGCAGATGTTCATGATGCCGTTCGGGAACAAATGATTATGAATGTAACGGAAGCAGATGCAGATTATGGAAAACGATTAAAAGAAGCGATTCACAAAGAACGGGAAAGCATGAAAGATCGCCAAGCACAACAGGTGGAAGGGGCAAAACGCGATAGCCAGCCATCGGATCCGTATTAA
- a CDS encoding ABC transporter ATP-binding protein yields MLKRFFAYYVPHKRLFYVDFFSAIVVAILDLIFPLVVQWFINTLLPEQEWGTVVWVSGGLLATYLVSAYLQYNVNFLGHKLGINIETDMRQDLFESVQRQSFRFFDNTKTGHIISRITNDLFDIGELAHHGPEDLFIAVMTFVGAFSIMFYVNPSLALIALIFVPILIALITYTNIKMNKAWRKMYAEIGDVNARVEDSVSGMRVVQSFTNEAHEVETFRENNKRFRNAKVGGYKVMGYTSSGIFLATRLMILSVLIYGAWLLYVETIDVGEFVLFILYINILFKPIEKISAILELYPKGMAGFKRFTDLMDEEVDVVDKEDAKPAPILDGAIEFNDVTFGYEDNRPVLKNVDLVIPAGKTVAFVGPSGAGKTTISSLIPRFYDINGGAITINGINITEMTKESLRSQIGIVQQDVFLFGGTLRENIRYGNLNATDEDIYHAAKLANLDALVESLPNGYDTQIGQRGLKLSGGQKQRIAIARTFLKNPPILILDEATSALDTETEALIQQSLKELAEDRTTLVIAHRLATIRHADHIVVVTKDGIVEQGTYDELIEKNGVFATLNSIQIKQ; encoded by the coding sequence ATGTTAAAACGCTTTTTTGCTTACTACGTACCGCATAAACGCTTGTTTTATGTTGATTTTTTTAGTGCCATCGTAGTAGCAATTTTAGATTTAATTTTCCCGCTTGTGGTGCAGTGGTTTATTAATACACTATTGCCTGAACAAGAATGGGGAACGGTAGTATGGGTGTCCGGAGGTTTATTGGCTACCTACTTAGTTAGTGCTTATTTACAGTACAATGTAAACTTTCTTGGGCATAAGTTAGGAATCAATATTGAAACAGACATGCGACAAGATTTATTTGAAAGTGTACAAAGGCAGTCGTTTCGATTCTTTGATAATACGAAAACAGGACATATTATAAGTCGAATTACAAATGACTTATTTGATATTGGTGAACTTGCTCACCATGGACCAGAAGATTTATTTATTGCGGTCATGACGTTCGTTGGTGCATTTAGCATTATGTTCTATGTAAATCCAAGCTTAGCACTTATTGCATTGATTTTTGTTCCCATTTTAATTGCTTTAATTACATATACCAATATTAAAATGAATAAAGCATGGAGAAAGATGTATGCGGAAATTGGTGATGTAAATGCACGAGTAGAAGATAGCGTATCCGGTATGCGTGTCGTTCAATCGTTTACGAATGAGGCTCATGAAGTCGAGACGTTCCGTGAAAACAATAAACGCTTCCGTAATGCAAAAGTAGGCGGCTATAAAGTAATGGGCTACACGTCTTCAGGAATCTTTTTGGCGACTCGCTTAATGATTCTATCTGTGCTTATTTACGGTGCATGGCTTCTCTATGTTGAGACGATTGATGTAGGAGAATTTGTTCTTTTCATTCTATATATTAATATTTTATTCAAACCTATTGAGAAAATTAGTGCGATACTTGAATTATATCCTAAAGGAATGGCAGGGTTTAAGCGTTTCACTGATTTAATGGATGAAGAAGTTGATGTCGTTGATAAAGAAGACGCAAAACCTGCGCCTATTTTAGATGGTGCCATTGAGTTTAACGATGTAACGTTCGGTTATGAAGATAACCGACCAGTATTAAAGAATGTTGATTTAGTCATTCCAGCAGGAAAGACGGTTGCTTTTGTTGGTCCATCTGGAGCTGGAAAAACAACCATTAGTTCTTTAATTCCACGCTTCTACGATATTAATGGTGGAGCGATTACGATTAATGGCATCAATATTACAGAGATGACGAAAGAATCTCTTCGTTCACAAATTGGCATTGTACAGCAAGATGTCTTTTTATTCGGGGGAACGTTGCGAGAAAATATTCGTTACGGTAATTTAAACGCAACCGATGAAGACATTTACCATGCTGCAAAACTAGCGAACTTAGATGCGCTTGTTGAGTCCCTTCCGAATGGATATGATACGCAAATTGGTCAACGTGGTTTGAAACTATCTGGCGGACAGAAGCAGCGTATTGCCATTGCACGAACGTTCTTGAAAAATCCTCCAATCTTAATCTTAGATGAAGCGACATCTGCTTTAGATACGGAGACAGAAGCGCTCATTCAGCAATCACTAAAAGAACTGGCTGAGGATCGTACAACACTTGTAATTGCGCACCGACTGGCAACCATTCGTCATGCAGATCATATTGTCGTTGTGACAAAAGACGGTATTGTTGAGCAAGGAACATACGATGAATTAATAGAGAAAAACGGTGTCTTTGCAACGTTAAATAGTATTCAAATTAAACAATAG
- the nei gene encoding endonuclease VIII — protein MPEGPEIRRAAFEVEQAVKGQTLVEVYFAFPHLKEHEDHLVAAKVEAVRTKGKAMLIHFSNGYSIYSHNQLYGKWMIRKAFTYPTTKRQLRLALYTEKKAALLYSASDIEVLKTDELVNHPFIAKAGPDVLSDDVTESLLLERMQSSTFKNRSWSALLLDQGFVAGNGNYLRSELLYVAGISPDAKPSECSDEQQHAMAEALITLSERSYETEGITVSHPLANELRNAGKKRRDYRHYVFNREGKLCYACRETIVKVTKNGRRLYYCPYCQ, from the coding sequence ATGCCAGAAGGTCCAGAAATAAGAAGAGCCGCATTTGAGGTGGAACAAGCTGTTAAAGGACAAACCTTAGTTGAAGTCTATTTTGCTTTTCCGCATTTAAAAGAACATGAAGACCATTTGGTAGCTGCCAAAGTAGAGGCGGTACGAACAAAGGGAAAAGCCATGCTTATTCATTTTTCTAATGGATATAGCATTTATTCTCATAATCAATTGTATGGCAAATGGATGATCCGAAAAGCGTTCACGTATCCTACAACAAAACGGCAGCTACGTCTGGCGCTCTACACAGAAAAGAAAGCAGCGCTACTATACAGTGCTTCTGATATTGAAGTTCTTAAAACAGACGAGCTTGTAAACCATCCGTTTATTGCGAAAGCTGGGCCAGATGTCTTATCTGATGACGTCACCGAATCACTGCTTTTAGAGCGTATGCAATCAAGTACGTTTAAAAACCGGTCGTGGAGTGCGCTTTTACTAGATCAAGGTTTCGTAGCTGGGAACGGAAACTATTTGCGAAGTGAACTGCTTTATGTAGCAGGTATCTCCCCTGATGCTAAACCTAGTGAATGTTCAGATGAGCAGCAACATGCAATGGCAGAAGCACTGATCACGTTGTCAGAGCGCTCTTATGAAACAGAAGGCATAACTGTGAGTCATCCATTGGCGAATGAATTAAGGAATGCAGGGAAAAAACGCCGGGATTATCGCCACTATGTGTTTAACCGTGAAGGTAAATTATGCTATGCGTGTCGGGAAACCATTGTGAAAGTAACGAAAAATGGACGAAGATTGTATTATTGTCCTTATTGTCAGTAA
- the murB gene encoding UDP-N-acetylmuramate dehydrogenase translates to MNEYIERCEALLNELPNEVVRQDEPIYKHTYTQMGGLADLFITPNTYEETQLVLRFAHAHQVPVTLLGNGSNVIVKDGGIRGITLCLKQLNKVTITGTKMVAQTGATIIGASREALTQSLTGLEFACGIPGTVGGAFYMNAGAYGGQIADVLESVLVLTEEGEFLTLQKDEFEFDYRKSVFSKKRYIALEGTMLLEKGDAVQIKQKMDELTIARETKQPLEYPSCGSVFKRPPGMFAGKLIQESGLQGTRIGGAEVSKKHAGFIVNVDGSTATDYMNLVQYVREKVHETFGVMLETEVITIGEDLEDPVND, encoded by the coding sequence ATGAACGAATATATAGAACGCTGTGAAGCATTATTAAATGAACTACCGAATGAAGTGGTACGACAAGATGAACCAATTTACAAGCATACGTATACGCAAATGGGTGGTTTAGCAGATTTATTTATTACGCCAAACACCTACGAAGAAACACAACTCGTTTTACGATTTGCGCATGCCCATCAAGTTCCGGTTACATTACTCGGGAACGGATCAAATGTCATTGTAAAAGATGGTGGAATTCGAGGGATTACCCTCTGTCTAAAGCAATTAAATAAGGTTACGATTACAGGAACAAAGATGGTTGCGCAAACAGGTGCGACCATTATTGGTGCATCAAGAGAAGCTTTAACACAATCGTTAACTGGCCTTGAATTTGCTTGCGGTATTCCAGGAACCGTGGGTGGTGCTTTTTACATGAATGCCGGCGCCTATGGAGGCCAAATTGCCGACGTACTTGAAAGTGTGCTTGTGCTAACAGAAGAAGGCGAGTTTCTCACACTTCAAAAAGATGAGTTTGAGTTTGACTACCGTAAAAGCGTGTTCTCGAAGAAACGTTATATTGCGTTAGAAGGTACGATGTTACTTGAAAAAGGCGATGCTGTTCAAATAAAACAAAAGATGGATGAATTAACGATTGCAAGAGAGACGAAGCAGCCTCTTGAGTATCCTTCCTGTGGGAGTGTTTTTAAGCGACCACCAGGAATGTTCGCAGGCAAACTCATTCAAGAAAGTGGTTTGCAAGGAACAAGAATAGGCGGAGCAGAAGTCTCAAAAAAGCATGCTGGTTTTATCGTGAATGTCGATGGTTCTACAGCGACAGACTACATGAACCTCGTTCAATATGTGCGTGAAAAAGTACATGAAACGTTTGGGGTTATGCTGGAAACGGAAGTCATTACAATAGGAGAAGATCTTGAAGACCCTGTTAATGATTAA
- a CDS encoding flavin reductase family protein encodes MHKINVMNLTAKERYKLLSGTVIPRPIAFVTTRSTESGKTNAAPFSFFSMLAGDPPLLSIAVGRKKGMMKDTARNAVASKELVIHVVHEDLVSDMNQTAATLKPEESEVDLTSLSLVESTSIQVPGIKEALVRFECQLESHLPIQNDEGEVSFDLLIARVIVIHLDETVYNKEKNYVLPDKLKPVARLSGPNYAGLGEFFSLKRPD; translated from the coding sequence ATGCATAAAATTAATGTAATGAATTTAACGGCAAAAGAACGCTATAAACTTTTAAGTGGTACAGTGATACCACGTCCAATTGCGTTTGTGACGACGCGCTCGACTGAAAGCGGAAAGACGAATGCTGCTCCTTTTAGTTTTTTTTCCATGTTGGCAGGTGACCCGCCGTTGCTTTCAATTGCTGTAGGGAGAAAAAAAGGAATGATGAAAGATACTGCACGAAATGCGGTTGCCTCGAAGGAACTTGTTATCCATGTCGTTCATGAGGATCTTGTGTCCGATATGAATCAAACAGCTGCGACGCTAAAGCCTGAGGAGAGTGAAGTGGATTTAACTTCCCTTAGTCTTGTAGAAAGCACATCCATCCAAGTACCAGGAATTAAAGAGGCTCTAGTACGCTTTGAATGTCAGCTTGAATCTCATCTACCAATTCAAAATGATGAAGGAGAAGTCTCTTTTGACTTACTTATCGCTAGGGTAATCGTCATTCATCTAGACGAAACCGTTTATAATAAAGAAAAAAACTACGTACTTCCTGACAAATTGAAGCCTGTTGCACGTCTATCTGGACCAAACTATGCCGGTTTAGGTGAATTTTTTTCGTTAAAGCGACCCGATTAG
- a CDS encoding ABC transporter substrate-binding protein: MKKISALLLGVSVCLAACGGETEDVQSLDEGAASIDEENRTLTIALGTDVVSFDIHDHNNTSTEAVHDNMFNYLFKRDSQNEIQPELVDTYEHIDDVTVEMTLKEGVTFHNGDPLTSEDVKFTLERVANDDTLQEYPNYRQIKEVDIVDDLTFRVITHEEEPSLFHRLSRLGSSILPKTYIEEEGWDHFLANPIGTGPYQFEEWVRDSQVVMTPYTEYFEGEVDEWDEVIFRVIPENSTRVSELLTGGVDIAVNVPPADWDRVNGNAGTSMASETSNRTMMLILRATEGFPTADVRVRQALNLAINNEAITENALRGGGVPTRTRVAPGNFGAEESLYDSYDYDVEQAQALMDEAGYPDGFEMTLHSPRGRYLQDAEIAELVGGMLKAINVEVTVEFMEWSNFVEMRQAGTNKDAYLIGLGNSMFDGAYAVDWYRGDRFVGETDYQNEEIDALLDASAINMDDAERAEQIQEIQRIANEEQPHIMLHQETVNYGVNDRVNFSPAMDEMIYVPSISKN; this comes from the coding sequence TTGAAGAAGATTAGTGCATTACTTTTAGGGGTCAGTGTATGTTTAGCAGCATGTGGAGGAGAGACAGAAGATGTTCAGTCTCTTGATGAAGGAGCTGCCTCTATTGATGAAGAGAACAGAACATTAACCATTGCTTTAGGAACTGATGTCGTCTCGTTTGATATTCATGATCATAATAATACGTCTACCGAGGCTGTGCACGACAACATGTTTAACTATTTATTTAAACGGGATAGCCAAAACGAGATACAACCAGAACTTGTAGATACGTATGAGCACATTGATGATGTAACGGTAGAAATGACATTAAAAGAAGGAGTCACCTTCCACAATGGCGATCCACTAACGTCAGAAGACGTGAAGTTTACACTTGAACGTGTGGCAAATGATGACACATTGCAAGAGTATCCTAACTATCGTCAAATAAAAGAAGTGGACATTGTTGATGACTTAACATTCCGAGTCATTACGCATGAAGAGGAACCTTCCCTATTCCACCGACTATCGAGATTGGGTTCAAGCATTCTTCCAAAAACGTACATAGAAGAAGAAGGATGGGATCACTTCTTAGCTAATCCGATTGGAACAGGACCCTACCAGTTTGAGGAATGGGTACGCGATTCACAAGTTGTCATGACGCCATATACTGAATATTTTGAAGGCGAAGTGGATGAATGGGATGAAGTCATTTTCCGTGTCATACCAGAAAATTCTACACGCGTATCTGAACTTTTAACTGGCGGTGTGGATATTGCCGTTAACGTACCTCCTGCAGATTGGGACCGTGTTAATGGAAATGCAGGTACATCGATGGCATCAGAAACGTCTAACCGAACGATGATGCTCATTCTCCGTGCTACAGAAGGGTTTCCAACAGCTGATGTTAGAGTTCGTCAAGCACTCAACCTAGCTATTAACAATGAGGCTATTACAGAGAACGCCCTTCGAGGCGGGGGCGTACCAACAAGAACGAGAGTTGCTCCTGGCAATTTCGGAGCGGAAGAATCCTTGTATGATTCATATGATTATGATGTCGAACAAGCTCAAGCCCTTATGGATGAAGCTGGTTACCCTGATGGATTTGAGATGACGCTACATTCCCCGCGTGGACGCTATTTGCAAGATGCTGAAATCGCAGAACTTGTAGGCGGCATGCTAAAAGCCATAAATGTAGAGGTTACGGTTGAATTTATGGAGTGGAGTAATTTCGTGGAAATGCGTCAAGCTGGCACGAACAAAGATGCTTATTTAATTGGTTTAGGTAACTCCATGTTTGATGGCGCTTATGCAGTGGACTGGTATCGAGGAGATCGTTTCGTTGGTGAAACGGACTATCAAAACGAAGAAATAGATGCATTGCTTGATGCTTCTGCAATCAATATGGATGATGCAGAGCGTGCTGAACAGATTCAGGAAATTCAGCGTATTGCTAATGAGGAACAGCCCCACATTATGCTTCACCAAGAAACCGTCAATTATGGAGTCAATGATCGGGTCAACTTCTCACCTGCAATGGATGAAATGATTTATGTGCCATCCATCTCAAAAAACTAA
- a CDS encoding ABC transporter permease has translation MGLFLLKRLAQIIPVLLIISFIVFALVFIAGNPVALMLPDDASQEDIAQLTASLGLDKPFIVQYGHYLLNLVQGDFGESFRYSTSALPLVLERLPATLELAIAAMIIAVTVAIPLGIWSATQQNTPLDLLASGGAVLGKAMPNFWLGIMLILLFSVTLGWLPVSGRGTFAHLLLPAITLATGIAAEITRLLRSNMIEILNQDYIRTAKSKGIRNLFVVYKHAFRNSLIPLITITALQTSTVVGGTLITETVFSWPGLGQLLIQAVNTRDMAIVQACVFVIAILVILMNLLADILYRLLDPRIKYD, from the coding sequence TTGGGTTTATTTTTATTGAAACGCCTTGCGCAAATCATCCCTGTTCTACTTATTATTTCGTTTATCGTATTTGCACTTGTTTTTATAGCCGGTAATCCTGTGGCGCTTATGCTGCCGGACGATGCCTCTCAAGAAGATATTGCTCAATTAACCGCTTCTCTCGGTCTTGATAAACCTTTTATTGTCCAGTACGGTCACTATTTACTTAACTTGGTACAAGGAGACTTTGGGGAATCATTTCGATACAGCACAAGTGCACTGCCTCTTGTACTCGAACGACTTCCAGCCACATTGGAGTTAGCTATAGCAGCAATGATTATTGCTGTTACGGTAGCCATTCCTCTTGGTATTTGGTCTGCTACACAACAAAATACACCGTTAGACTTACTTGCTTCAGGCGGAGCAGTACTTGGAAAAGCCATGCCTAATTTCTGGTTAGGTATTATGCTCATTTTACTGTTTTCTGTCACGTTGGGATGGCTACCCGTATCAGGAAGAGGAACATTCGCTCATTTACTTTTACCTGCCATCACACTTGCAACTGGCATTGCAGCCGAAATTACACGGTTGCTACGCTCCAATATGATCGAAATTTTAAATCAAGATTATATCCGCACTGCTAAAAGTAAGGGAATTCGCAATCTTTTTGTCGTTTACAAACACGCATTTCGTAATTCATTAATCCCCCTAATTACCATCACCGCACTTCAAACGTCAACGGTGGTCGGTGGGACGTTAATTACGGAAACTGTCTTTTCTTGGCCTGGTCTTGGACAGTTGTTAATACAAGCCGTAAATACAAGGGATATGGCTATTGTTCAAGCATGCGTATTTGTCATTGCCATTCTAGTAATTTTAATGAATTTGCTTGCTGACATTTTGTACAGGCTGTTAGATCCGCGGATTAAATATGACTAA
- a CDS encoding ABC transporter permease has product MALQPEPQLPGSQQLSTPIRKGRLKRWGQLLWRSKTGTVGFFIVVAVILVAAFASVLAPHDPNEINPINMLQPPMWIEGGSISHILGTDNLGRDILSRIIYGSQISLLVGIASVVVAGIIGVTIGIIAGFYGGWIDSILMRLVDSFLSIPNILFALVILSVFGPSVWTLIFVLGVTNWVNYARLVRGEVLSIKEREFVKAARSIGVKNRVIMYRHLLPNVISSFIVISTLSVATTIILEASLSFLGLGIQSPDISWGGILSDGRDYLATSWWLATFPGLAITVAVLGIIFLGDWLRDVLDPRSQTRR; this is encoded by the coding sequence ATGGCTTTACAACCAGAACCGCAACTGCCTGGCTCTCAACAACTAAGTACACCTATTAGGAAAGGACGACTCAAACGCTGGGGTCAATTGTTGTGGCGAAGTAAGACAGGGACAGTTGGTTTTTTTATCGTTGTTGCTGTCATTTTAGTGGCAGCGTTTGCTAGTGTATTAGCGCCTCACGATCCGAATGAAATTAACCCCATTAATATGTTACAGCCACCAATGTGGATTGAAGGAGGCTCCATCAGCCATATCCTAGGAACCGATAATCTTGGACGGGATATATTGAGCCGAATTATTTACGGTTCCCAAATCTCTTTATTAGTCGGAATAGCTTCCGTTGTTGTTGCCGGAATCATCGGTGTCACAATCGGCATCATAGCTGGCTTTTACGGAGGATGGATTGATTCCATTTTAATGCGATTAGTCGATTCTTTTTTGTCCATCCCTAATATCTTATTTGCTCTTGTTATTTTAAGCGTATTTGGTCCAAGTGTCTGGACGCTAATATTTGTTCTTGGGGTAACAAACTGGGTAAATTACGCGCGACTTGTTCGAGGTGAAGTACTATCAATTAAAGAAAGGGAGTTTGTAAAAGCAGCTCGTTCTATCGGTGTAAAGAATCGGGTTATTATGTATCGTCATTTATTACCGAATGTCATCTCTTCTTTTATTGTTATCTCCACCTTAAGTGTCGCAACCACCATTATTTTAGAAGCGTCTTTAAGCTTCCTTGGTTTAGGTATACAGTCACCTGATATTTCTTGGGGCGGCATTTTAAGTGACGGACGGGATTATTTGGCAACAAGCTGGTGGCTCGCAACATTCCCTGGATTAGCCATTACAGTAGCAGTATTAGGAATAATTTTTTTAGGCGATTGGCTTCGCGATGTTCTCGATCCTCGTAGCCAAACCCGTCGGTAA
- a CDS encoding ABC transporter ATP-binding protein: protein MSEDVLLSVENLQTHFFTENGAVPSVNGVSFSIKHGETVAIVGESGCGKSVTSLSIMGLVSSPGKIVGGSVMFNGQDLIGISDKQYRKLRGNDLSMIFQEPLTSLNPLFTIGNQLAEVILLHQNVSKEQAKEKGIDMLKKVGIPRAEKVYRSFPHSLSGGMRQRVMIAIALACSPKLLIADEPTTALDVTIQAQILGLMRDLVQENDTAIMLITHDLGVVAEMADTVIVMYAGQVVEEANVFTLFEHPAHPYTQGLLASTPKINELEEELNSIEGTVPTPDTMPTGCRFYPRCPQAMEHCAVEAPPLFVAETGQRVRCWLFSEEEAASI from the coding sequence ATGAGCGAAGACGTTCTTTTGTCAGTAGAAAACCTGCAAACACATTTCTTTACAGAGAATGGTGCTGTTCCGTCTGTGAATGGTGTATCCTTTTCAATTAAACACGGGGAAACAGTTGCAATCGTAGGCGAATCGGGTTGTGGTAAAAGCGTGACTTCCTTATCAATAATGGGACTTGTGTCCTCCCCAGGAAAAATTGTCGGCGGCTCCGTTATGTTTAATGGTCAAGATTTGATTGGCATTAGCGATAAGCAGTATCGTAAATTAAGAGGCAACGACTTATCGATGATATTCCAAGAACCACTCACCTCTTTAAACCCTTTATTTACAATAGGAAATCAGTTAGCAGAAGTAATCTTACTACACCAAAATGTATCAAAAGAGCAAGCGAAAGAAAAAGGCATTGATATGCTTAAAAAAGTCGGAATTCCGCGAGCTGAAAAGGTCTACCGTTCCTTCCCACATTCCTTAAGTGGTGGTATGAGACAGCGTGTGATGATTGCAATCGCACTTGCTTGTAGCCCTAAATTACTCATTGCTGACGAACCTACTACAGCTTTAGATGTGACCATCCAAGCACAAATCTTAGGGTTAATGCGTGATTTAGTTCAAGAAAACGATACAGCGATTATGCTCATTACTCATGATCTTGGCGTTGTAGCAGAAATGGCAGATACTGTCATCGTTATGTACGCAGGGCAAGTAGTTGAAGAAGCCAATGTCTTCACTTTATTTGAGCATCCGGCTCACCCTTATACCCAAGGACTTCTTGCCAGCACGCCTAAAATTAATGAGCTTGAAGAGGAGTTAAACTCTATAGAAGGAACGGTCCCAACCCCTGATACCATGCCAACCGGCTGCCGTTTTTATCCACGTTGCCCTCAAGCGATGGAACATTGCGCTGTCGAAGCACCTCCATTGTTTGTAGCAGAAACCGGTCAGCGTGTCCGTTGTTGGCTTTTCAGTGAAGAGGAGGCAGCATCCATATGA